One Mauremys mutica isolate MM-2020 ecotype Southern chromosome 19, ASM2049712v1, whole genome shotgun sequence genomic window carries:
- the BHLHA9 gene encoding class A basic helix-loop-helix protein 9: MPRPAQGKGTARLQEPAGVGEELEGVAVSGAHLLAAGQELWAPQGGEATTCPSDPAAAKLRKRSRPVRSKARRIAANVRERKRILDYNQAFNALRLALKHDLNGKRLSKIATLRRAIDRIGSLSMSLHASPVRRWPCAHAECRPWYDGPRQEGSGKGSQPQLTHLPPEPSYPDAPSFQHCPPSPLYPRYSPEPPLQSHYGSPKKDPFIASPAYYSSGNYYLGVRAICQQTHMDNFRDSLPGPGPWQPGYSPGSGYQQSLPRH; encoded by the coding sequence ATGCCCAGGCCAGCCCAGGGGAAAGGCACAGCGCGACTGCAGGAGCCCGCCGGCGTGGGAGaagagctggaaggggttgctgtCTCAGGGGCTCACCTCCTGGCAgccgggcaggagctgtgggcacCCCAGGGTGGCGAGGCCACCACCTGCCCGAGCGACCCGGCGGCGGCGAAGCTGAGGAAGAGGAGTAGGCCAGTGCGCTCCAAGGCGAGGAGGATTGCTGCCAATGTCAGAGAGCGGAAGAGGATCCTGGACTATAACCAAGCCTTCAACGCCCTGCGGCTGGCCCTGAAACACGACCTCAATGGGAAGAGACTCTCCAAAATCGCAACCCTGCGAAGAGCCATCGACAGGATTGGCTCCTTGTCCATGTCCCTGCACGCCAGCCCGGTGCGGAGGTGGCCCTGTGCCCacgcagaatgccgcccctggtACGACGGGCCCCGCCAGGAGGGGAGCGGTAagggcagccagccccagctcacccacCTGCCCCCGGAGCCCAGCTACCCAGATGCTCCCAGCTTCCAacactgccctccctcccctctgtaTCCCAGGTATTCCCCTGAGCCTCCGCTCCAGTCCCACTATGGAAGCCCGAAGAAGGATCCTTTTATAGCCAGCCCTGCCTATTACTCCAGTGGGAACTACTACCTCGGGGTCAGAGCCATCTGCCAACAAACACACATGGACAACTTCCGAGATTCTCTCCCAGGGCCAGGCCCCTGGCAGCCGGGGTATAGCCCAGGCTCCGGGTACCAGCAGTCTCTCCCCAGGCACTGA